The sequence below is a genomic window from Methylotuvimicrobium alcaliphilum 20Z.
AGAACGTGATCAAGGCCAGATAGGACAGGCCGGTGGAACTGACGTCCTTCAGTTCCTTCGCGTTACGGGCGTGCTTGAGCTGGCCGTTCTCGTAGATGCTGAACTCGATGTCGAACAGCGACAAATGCTTGATCTTGAAACCCGACGAAGGCAGCAGCGCGGTCAGCTCGCTCATCGCCTGAATCAGCTCGTCGGGAATGTCCCGATGACCGATCAACTCGGCGTTGTCGCGATATTGACTGTAATTGTCGCCGAATTTTTTCAGCGCCTGCCAATATTCCAGATCGTTCATCTTCGAGCGGACGTTGACGGTGATCTCGCCCAGCGCGGCGAAATACTGTTCTTCGCTGATGTACTTGGACAGCTCCGAGCCGGTATGCTTGATCGCGCGGTCGAAGTTGTAAAGATGCTGATAAAAGGCATTGACACCGGTCGCATGCAGTTCGATCTGTTGCGCGGTGGCTTGCCTGACGTGTTCGACCATTTGCAGCACATCGATCAACGGCTGTTCGATCTCCAAGGCCTCGTTCTGAAAAAACGGCCCGCTATTCCCCGGCGCGGCCAGCGCCTGTTGCCAGGCTTCGGCCAACTGGCTGCGGTGATGTTTGCCGAACAATTGCACGAGAATCTGCTTGCCGCTGTGGATCGCATGCTCCTGACGCTTGCGATCCTTGACCGTCTCCTGGGTTAGACGCGGCAGCGTGTCGGCCGCGTATGCATGCAGCTCTTCCGCATAGGTCGGCGGACTGCTTTTCAACAGCTCCATGCATTGCTCCAGTTGATTCAACAAACCGAGACGCTTTTTCAGTTGTTCCTGCTGTGCTGCGATCTGTTGATTCAACTGCGTTCGTCGACGCTTGAATTCCTGCTTGAGCTGCTCGATCGCATCGTTCAGTTGCCGGCTTTTACTCTCCCAATCGCCGCGCCGGCGGCATAGATCGGGATGTTCCTTCCAACGTTGCTGCAGCCACGTCTGGTATTCTTCATGCTTACGTTGGAATTCTCTTGATTCTTTTTCGAGACCCTTCGCCTTGTTGAGCTGTTCCGACAATTTCACGATCGTGTCGTCGGCGCCGCTGTCCTTCAGCTCGCTGTTCAGTTGCTGCTGTATGCGGCGTTTTTCCTGTTCGAAGCGTTCGGTATCGGCGGCGATTTGTTCTCTGATCGTCGCAATCAGACGTTGGCCGTCCGACTCGATGACGCCTTTCCGGCCCAGATGTTCGTCATGCAATGCATGCATCGCCTGTTCGTGTTCCGCCTCAATCGCGGCGATGGTTTTATTACTGCCTTCGATGTCGCAAGACAAGCGCTGTATATTCAATTCGATGTCGCGGCGCGCTTTTTCGGTTTCGACCTTGATCCGGTCCGCCAGCGCATTCGCTTCGTCTTGCAGATGCGCTTCGTTTTTTTCGACGCGCTTGACCCGTTGCTGGGTCTTGTCGAGCTCGGCCTTGGCATGCTCGCGCTGCTTGTTCGCGAGAGCCAGACTCGCTTCGAGGTCTTCGATTTCTCCACCGAGCACGTTCAATTTGTCGAACAGATTTTTTTCCTCTTGCTCCAGACGCAGTTTGTCGGCGGTCAAATAGCTTCGCTCGGCCAACGCATCGAGCGCGATCCGTAGTCCGTAGAAATCGTCGCTTGCGTTTTCATTCCACTGAGGGTCGAGGCCGGTATGATCGAGCAGTTCCGGCGCAATCACGCGTCCGATGGTGTTTTGCCAACCTTCGACTTCATTGTCGAGATAATGCTGCAGCGTGCCGGATTCCGGTCTCAAGCGTTTCAGGCACTGCGCATGGCGCTCGCGCAAGTTTCTGAGTTCGGTATTTTTGTCCTTGAGCTTTTGTTCGATCTGCCGGAATTGATCGAGCTTGCTCTGGTAGTCATTTTGCGCGTCATGCCGTGCCTGATAGGCGAGTCGGTTTTCCATGACGGCTGCTTCGAGCGCCTGCCGGTTTTTGGCTTGCTGTTCGGTCAAAGCTTCCGGAATCGGCGGATTCCTCAAACGGCTCTTTTCGACTTCGAATTCGGTCAGCCATTGCGTTTGCTGCGCCTTGACTGGGTGCAACCGGCTTTCCTTAGCCTGCCGCAATTGTTCTTTGCGTTGCTGAAACGCCTCATCGGTCTCACGCAGACTCTTTTCTTGCGATAACTGCGCTTCTGCGCATTGCCGCTCGAAGGTCTGGATCTGGCTGTCGTGAGTATGCCGTAATTCGTCGAGTTGTTTCTCGTAGTAAGCCTTGATTTCCTGCGTCTTGCTTTCCAGCGCTTCGATCTCGCTCTTGATTTTCACCTGTCTTTCGACATGCTGTTCGAGTAACGAAGCCTTGAACGCAAAGCTTTCGGCATCCTGCCGTTCATAATCGAGTTTCTGCATTTCGAGCGCGTCGATCTGATAATTCAGTTCTTTCAGCCGCTCGTTACATTCGATCAGCTCGTCGGTTTTCGGGTCCAACTGGCTATCGTGCTCCTGCTGCAATCGGTCGCGCTGTTCGTTAAGTTCGCTCAGGCTTTGTTCGAGCGCGTCTTTTTCCTTCAGGCCGGTTTTATGACTTTCGAGCGCGAGCGCGTGAATATGCGATAGGGTCTTGAGCGTTTCCTTGTACTCGCCTATCGTCTGCAACAATTCGTCGAAATCGCCGCGCTTGGCCTCGATTTCCCGCGCCGCAGTCAAGTCGGACAGCCACGCATCGATGTGCTGTTTGTTCAGTTGAAAGGGCTGCTGCTCGTCTTCGTTCTGCAGGAAGGTCTGGCTGAGTTTGTTGCGCGAGATATCGATCAGCATTTGTTTGATCACGTCGAAATCGCCGATTTTTTCGATGACCGAACCGATGACCTTCTCGATATGCGTCATCGGCGCGAAACCCATCGCAAAGCGTTGTTGCAGCGGACGCAACCAGCGCTTGCCGCTACTGACCTGATGGCACTGGATGATGCTGCAATAATCGTCGACCGCGACGAAACGGGAAGCCTCGGCGTTCAGCGTCTTGTAGAGGCGTTCGATGCTGTGGCTGTCGCGCGGCAGACCGTTCTCGCCGATATAAAAATCCTGCCGATAAGGGGCGTCGATGAACTTGTATTTGGCGCCGCGCCCGTCGCTCTGTACCATGACATGACAGACCTGACCGTGCGGACGTTGATATTCGTAGACCAGACAGCTGCTTCCGCGCGGCAGGTAATAATCCAGAAAGCCTTTTTTGCTGCCGCTGCCGCCGACGATATTGCTCGGCCGCTCGCCCCAGAACAACTGCATCAAACGCAGGAAAGTGGTCTTGCCGGCGCCGTTCGTGCCGCTCAGATTGGTGTGACCATCCAGCTTCAGCAAAACGGACTTGCCGGGCCAAAAGCTGTCGATCAGAATAATTTTTTGCAGTCGAAAACTATCAGACATCTCTAAAAGGGGTCAGGTTACTTTTTATTGCCATCTCTGGCTTTTTTGGGGCGACCTTGCGGCGCAATTTTGACGCGTCGACCCAAAACAGCCTCGATTTCATGCTGAAACTTGTCCGAACCCAGCGCACAATCTTTGTTCAAATGCGCACGTATCGCTCGAATATCATTGTCATCCAAGACTTGCTTGCAGAGTTCACGGTAGGCCATTGCTCGGGCTTTGGGTTTCGGAGCCAGCAGGCGATATTCCGGCGGCTCCTCCAACCATTCCATGCCGATTCCGGTCACATGATGCCGGCAACTGGACCACCGGTAATCCCAAGGGTAGTCCACCATGCCGGCACGCACCGGATTCAGTTCAATATAACGCATGCAAGTCAACAAGTAACGCTCGCTGTCGATCAAACTCGATTTGAAACGCCCTTCGAAGAGCGTTCCGGTGCGCTGGTAGGTCTTATTGATGTAACGGACATACCGCCGGCCGACCGATTGCATCAAACCGGAAATCCCGCCCGGAGCCTCGCTCACTGCCAACAAATGAACATGATTCGTCATCTGAACGAAAGCGTAAAGCTTGCAATAGTTCTTCGCCAAGGCTTCACACAGATATTCGAGATAGATCGAATAATCATTTTCATCAAAGAAAATGGGTTGGCGATTATTGCCGCGTTGCACAATATGCTGCGGGATATTAGGCAAGTCGAGGCGCGGGAGGCGGGGCATGGCTTTGGTATGTTTAAAGGACGAACGAAATAATAGCACAAGAATGTAACCTGACCCCTTTTTCCCTTGATGAGGTCTCGCGGGCGCCTGCAAAGTGTTCGAACGGGGCAGCCGCAAATGTTGTGACGCGTTCACTACTGATGGTTTCCGCCGGAAACTTATGGTTCTGGTTGTTCCAACAGGTCGAGCCGCATACAATATCTGCCAGGGGAATGCCGATTTAATCCGTATTTTCTGGAACGCAGGGATGCGCGGTACTGGACAAATCCTGTATGGACGTTCCGCGCTTTTTTGTTAATCAATCGAATTTATCTCGACCTGGGTACCTCGATATGGGAATACTCGAACAACTTCGCACCGAAGCCGCCAAGAAACAACAGGATCAGTTTTCGCAAAAGGAACTCGACCAGCAATTGGCCGCTAATTATCGACGTGACATCCTGCCTCGCATGCAGCAGGCTTTTCGTTTCATGAAAGAGCTGGTCGATCATCTCAATTTTTTGGAACACGCGATCGAAGTCGAAAACTACAGCGATCTGTATCCGCAATTCGGCAGGCTGAAGCAGACCAACTATAAAATCAATACCGATGGCATCATGGGTTTTACCGATATCAATAAGCTGATGCAGATCAATGTGTCGTATTCCTGTGTCGGTGAAGGCGAA
It includes:
- a CDS encoding ATP-binding protein, giving the protein MSDSFRLQKIILIDSFWPGKSVLLKLDGHTNLSGTNGAGKTTFLRLMQLFWGERPSNIVGGSGSKKGFLDYYLPRGSSCLVYEYQRPHGQVCHVMVQSDGRGAKYKFIDAPYRQDFYIGENGLPRDSHSIERLYKTLNAEASRFVAVDDYCSIIQCHQVSSGKRWLRPLQQRFAMGFAPMTHIEKVIGSVIEKIGDFDVIKQMLIDISRNKLSQTFLQNEDEQQPFQLNKQHIDAWLSDLTAAREIEAKRGDFDELLQTIGEYKETLKTLSHIHALALESHKTGLKEKDALEQSLSELNEQRDRLQQEHDSQLDPKTDELIECNERLKELNYQIDALEMQKLDYERQDAESFAFKASLLEQHVERQVKIKSEIEALESKTQEIKAYYEKQLDELRHTHDSQIQTFERQCAEAQLSQEKSLRETDEAFQQRKEQLRQAKESRLHPVKAQQTQWLTEFEVEKSRLRNPPIPEALTEQQAKNRQALEAAVMENRLAYQARHDAQNDYQSKLDQFRQIEQKLKDKNTELRNLRERHAQCLKRLRPESGTLQHYLDNEVEGWQNTIGRVIAPELLDHTGLDPQWNENASDDFYGLRIALDALAERSYLTADKLRLEQEEKNLFDKLNVLGGEIEDLEASLALANKQREHAKAELDKTQQRVKRVEKNEAHLQDEANALADRIKVETEKARRDIELNIQRLSCDIEGSNKTIAAIEAEHEQAMHALHDEHLGRKGVIESDGQRLIATIREQIAADTERFEQEKRRIQQQLNSELKDSGADDTIVKLSEQLNKAKGLEKESREFQRKHEEYQTWLQQRWKEHPDLCRRRGDWESKSRQLNDAIEQLKQEFKRRRTQLNQQIAAQQEQLKKRLGLLNQLEQCMELLKSSPPTYAEELHAYAADTLPRLTQETVKDRKRQEHAIHSGKQILVQLFGKHHRSQLAEAWQQALAAPGNSGPFFQNEALEIEQPLIDVLQMVEHVRQATAQQIELHATGVNAFYQHLYNFDRAIKHTGSELSKYISEEQYFAALGEITVNVRSKMNDLEYWQALKKFGDNYSQYRDNAELIGHRDIPDELIQAMSELTALLPSSGFKIKHLSLFDIEFSIYENGQLKHARNAKELKDVSSTGLSYLALITFFTGVTAMLRKQNPTVVCWPIDELGDLAPENIEAMMNLLAKQNIQILSATPTADRHVLALFSRRYLLNKQRLHEVELPASKLDQLLNAMQRESADV
- a CDS encoding transposase, which encodes MPRLPRLDLPNIPQHIVQRGNNRQPIFFDENDYSIYLEYLCEALAKNYCKLYAFVQMTNHVHLLAVSEAPGGISGLMQSVGRRYVRYINKTYQRTGTLFEGRFKSSLIDSERYLLTCMRYIELNPVRAGMVDYPWDYRWSSCRHHVTGIGMEWLEEPPEYRLLAPKPKARAMAYRELCKQVLDDNDIRAIRAHLNKDCALGSDKFQHEIEAVLGRRVKIAPQGRPKKARDGNKK